One Asterias rubens chromosome 1, eAstRub1.3, whole genome shotgun sequence genomic region harbors:
- the LOC117289727 gene encoding dehydrogenase/reductase SDR family member 7-like — METKSAIVLIAASVILLFALPVLQILAFALLIFIIGTVVMTLIQDGDPLLMFYEQFGSSGSHLRGKVAWVTGASSGIGEALCYELAKKGVKLILSARRAKELLRVKERCVEEFGLRDDDVLVLPLDVLDYESHPGCAQKALDHFHKVDILVNNAGRSQRALAVDTSLEVDRALMDVDFIGQVSVTKAILPHMMSSNQGHIVNISSVTGKLPTEMSATYSASKHALHGYFGALAYENSALTVTNVCPGPIVSNIIENCFGNNLQQPKFKETTFKAERNSSMMMSTERCGFLIAVAIANNLSEVWICKGLVLLLMQMYQWCPLMTRWLKEKVYADKRIREFKKSQEQSLEG, encoded by the exons ATGGAGACGAAAAGTGCGATTGTCCTCATCGCTGCGTCTGTCATTCTACTGTTTGCTCTGCCCGTTCTACAAATTCTGGCATTTGCCCTGCTCATCTTCATCATTGGAACTGTTGTCATGACATTGATACAAGATGGTGACCCCCTGCTTATGTTTTACGAGCAGTTTGGTTCAAGCGGAT CACATTTGAGAGGCAAGGTTGCGTGGGTGACTGGAGCATCAAGTGGCATAGGAGAAGCTCTCTGCTATGAATTAGCAAAAAAG GGTGTCAAGTTAATTCTATCAGCTCGAAGAGCGAAGGAGCTGCTACGAGTTAAAGAACGATGTGTAGAAGAGTTTGGTCTCAGAGATGATGATGTGCTCGTCTTACCACTTGATGTTCTTGACTATGAGTCTCACCCAGGATGCGCccaaaaggcactggaccatTTCCACAAG GTTGACATCCTGGTAAACAACGCAGGGCGATCACAGCGAGCTCTCGCTGTGGATACCAGCCTGGAAGTAGACAGGGCCCTTATGGATGTAGACTTTATAGGTCAAGTCTCAGTAACCAAGGCCATTCTGCCTCATATGATGTCTTCCAATCAAGGTCACATCGTTAACATCAGCAGTGTCACCGGCAAATTACCCACAGAAATGTCTGCAACTTACTCAGCATCTAAACATGCTCTCCAT GGTTATTTTGGAGCACTTGCATATGAAAACTCGGCTTTGACTGTCACCAATGTCTGTCCTGGTCCAATCGTGAGCAATATCATTGAGAACTGCTTTGGAAACAATCTTCAACAA cCCAAGTTTAAAGAAACCACATTCAAAGCTGAACGTAATTCAAGCATGATGATGTCGACAGAGCGCTGTGGTTTCCTGATTGCTGTTGCCATTGCAAACAACTTATCCGAGGTGTGGATCTGCAAAGGTCTTGTTCTATTGTTGATGCAGATGTATCAGTGGTGTCCTCTTATGACTAGATG